The nucleotide window TGCAACTATTATTTGCTTGTATAAACTTCTTACATATAAGAAAAACACAAATTAGTTAAAATCTATAAATAATTTTGTGCTATAACCTTTTTTCATTACTCAAAGACTAATACCTGTTAATATTTCTATTTATCTTATTGATAAGCTCTCGAAAACCGTTTCTTTATGTTCCTACCCAAAAAATATTTCATTGACATATAATCTTTTATATGATAACCTTATTTAGAAAAGTAAATACGCTTTACCTTTAAATTAACCCCGTGAGGTTAATAAGGTCGAAATAACTGTATAAAGCGGATATTCTATATGCAGTAATATCTGAAAAGTTATACAATGCTTAGTTAATCAACCTTCTTTATCCTCAGGGTAAAGAAGGTTTTTTTAATAAAATTTACCTTTAAATTGATCCTGTGAGATCAGCAAGGAGGAATGAAAATGAAAAAAAATTTAAAACATTTAATTGGACTTCAAGATTATAGTACTAAGGAAATTAAAGAAATAGTAGACTTAGGAGAAAAAATATCTTTATCACCAGAAAAATATTCAAATAAATGCCATGGAAAAATTTTAGCAACTCTATTTTATGAACCAAGTACTAGAACAAAGTTTAGTTTTGAATCTGCAATGTTAAGACTTGGTGGAAATATCATAGGCTTTAGCGATGCAAATACAAGTTCTGTTTCAAAAGGCGAAAGCGTTGCCGACACTATTAGAGTCATGTCTTTCTATGCCGATATAGCTGTAATGAGACACCCAAAGGAAGGAGCTCCTAAACTAGCTGCAGAATACACAAACATTCCAATAATAAATGCAGGAGATGGCGGACATCTTCATCCAACTCAAACACTTACCGACCTTCTTACAATCCAAAAGTATAAAGGTTCTTTAGAAAATCATGTCATAGGTTTATGTGGCGACTTAAAATACGGAAGAACTGTACATTCTTTAATAAAAACAATGGCAAGATTTAATACTAAAAAGTTTGTACTCATCTCTCCAGAAGAACTTATGCTGCCAAATTCATTAAAAAGATACTTAAAAGAAAACTACGATTTAGAAATAATAGAAGTTAGAAAAATAGAAGAAGTCATCGAAGATTTAGATATATTATATATGACTAGAATTCAAAGAGAACGCTTCTTCAATGAAGAAGATTATCTTAAATTAAAAGATAGCTATATACTTACTAAAGATAAGATTAAAAATGCTAAAAAAGATATGATAATAATGCATCCACTGCCAAGAGTTAATGAAATAGCTTACGAAGTAGACGAAGATAAGAGAGCTATCTACTTTAATCAGGCTAAAATGGGCCTTTTCGTAAGAATGGCACTGATAATGAAACTTTTGGAGGTGGAATAAATGTTAGAAGTAAAACAAATAGAAAATGGTATTGTCATAGACCACATCAAATCTGGTAATGGACTTAAAATATTTAACAAACTACTACTTCATGAGTCTGAAAATCCAGTCGTTCTGCTTATGAATGTAGAAAGTAAAGCATTAGGTAGAAAAGATATAATTAAAATAGAAAATACTCTAGATGTTGATTTAAATTTACTTGGACTTATAGATGAAAATATCACTATCAACTATATTAAAAATGGTAAACTTTATAAAAAAGAAAAGGTATCTATACCTACAAATATCAAATCACTTATAAAATGCAAAAATCCTAGATGTATAACAAACTCAGACATCTATGCAAAACCTTCTTTTAAACTAATATCTAAAGAAAATTTAGAATACAAATGCCTTTACTGTGAAGAAATAACTAAATACGAATTATAAATTAAGAAAGGAGATTTTAAAATGATAAAAAATGAAACTCTGCCTCTTACCAGAGATTTATCTGCAAACCCCAAAGAAATACCAATCCAAAAGAAAATCATATTAGGACTTCAACATACATTTACAATGTTTGGAGCTACAGTATTAGTTCCATTAATAACTGGAATGGATATATCTATTGCACTTTTTATGGCTGGAATAGGAACTCTCCTTTTTCACCTCATAACTAAGGGAAAAGTACCTGCTTTCCTTGGTTCATCATTTGCTTTCATTGCTCCAATATTAGCAGTAGCTGAAATGTCAGATATGCAGCATGCACAAGGTGGTTTAGTAGTAGCAGGACTTGTATATTTGGTTATGGCAGGTCTTATAGGAATATTTGGAGTAGAAAAAATAATCAGTTTTTTCCCACCCATAGTAACTGGTCCAATCATAATGGTTATCGGACTAAAACTTGCTCCAGTAGCTATTAATATGGCTTCAAGCAATTGGTTGTTAGCTATAGTAAGTTTTGGAATAGTAACTGCAGTAAGCATCTATGGAAGAGGTTTCTTAAAAGTTCTCCCAGTACTAGTAGGTTTAACAGGTGGATATATAGTTGCCTTATTAACAGGAAATGTTGATTTTACACCAGTTGCACAAGCAAAAAATTTTATTGCAATACCTAACTTTACAATAGCAAAATTCAGTTTAAAAACAGTAATGATGATAGCTCCTGTAGCCGTAGCAACAATGATAGAACATGTAGGAGATGTACTTGCAATAGGAACTACTGTAAATAAAGATTTTGTTAAAGAGCCGGGACTTCATAGAACTTTAATCGGTGACGGTCTTGCAACTGCTGTTTCAGCAATGTTTGGTGGTCCAGCAAATACTACTTATTCTGAAAACACTGGAGTTTTAGCTCTTACAAAAGTTTACGACCCTTCAATAGTGAGAATAGCAGCTGGATTTGCAATAATGTTAGGAATAATGCCAAAAATTGGAGCTATAATAAAAACAATCCCAACTGCAGTAGTTGGAGGTATATCCATAGTACTATTTGGTATGATTGCCTCAATCGGTGCAAAATCTTTAATAGAACATAAAATAGATTTTGGAAAATCAAGAAATCTAATAGTATCTGCTGTAATACTCGTACTAGGATTAGGTGGAGCTTCTCTACCAATAAAAATAGGCATGATAAACTTCACTTTAGAAGGAATGGCACTAGCAGCCATAATAGGTATCATTTTAAATAAAATCCTTCCTCAAGAATAGAAATAGTGCCTCTTGGCACTATTTCTTATCACATTTTCATTTAAGCTTCTTTTTTTCTCTTCTTTCTCTTTTTCTTTCCAAATCCCTTTAAAACATAAAAATCTATAAAAAATATAGTAAACATTATAAAAGGCAAAGCAAAACTATATACTGCTTTTGAAATACTATACTTACATCCAATTATAAGATGAATCATCAAA belongs to Caminicella sporogenes DSM 14501 and includes:
- a CDS encoding uracil-xanthine permease family protein; this encodes MIKNETLPLTRDLSANPKEIPIQKKIILGLQHTFTMFGATVLVPLITGMDISIALFMAGIGTLLFHLITKGKVPAFLGSSFAFIAPILAVAEMSDMQHAQGGLVVAGLVYLVMAGLIGIFGVEKIISFFPPIVTGPIIMVIGLKLAPVAINMASSNWLLAIVSFGIVTAVSIYGRGFLKVLPVLVGLTGGYIVALLTGNVDFTPVAQAKNFIAIPNFTIAKFSLKTVMMIAPVAVATMIEHVGDVLAIGTTVNKDFVKEPGLHRTLIGDGLATAVSAMFGGPANTTYSENTGVLALTKVYDPSIVRIAAGFAIMLGIMPKIGAIIKTIPTAVVGGISIVLFGMIASIGAKSLIEHKIDFGKSRNLIVSAVILVLGLGGASLPIKIGMINFTLEGMALAAIIGIILNKILPQE
- a CDS encoding aspartate carbamoyltransferase regulatory subunit; amino-acid sequence: MLEVKQIENGIVIDHIKSGNGLKIFNKLLLHESENPVVLLMNVESKALGRKDIIKIENTLDVDLNLLGLIDENITINYIKNGKLYKKEKVSIPTNIKSLIKCKNPRCITNSDIYAKPSFKLISKENLEYKCLYCEEITKYEL
- the pyrB gene encoding aspartate carbamoyltransferase is translated as MKKNLKHLIGLQDYSTKEIKEIVDLGEKISLSPEKYSNKCHGKILATLFYEPSTRTKFSFESAMLRLGGNIIGFSDANTSSVSKGESVADTIRVMSFYADIAVMRHPKEGAPKLAAEYTNIPIINAGDGGHLHPTQTLTDLLTIQKYKGSLENHVIGLCGDLKYGRTVHSLIKTMARFNTKKFVLISPEELMLPNSLKRYLKENYDLEIIEVRKIEEVIEDLDILYMTRIQRERFFNEEDYLKLKDSYILTKDKIKNAKKDMIIMHPLPRVNEIAYEVDEDKRAIYFNQAKMGLFVRMALIMKLLEVE